The genomic region TAAACCACCACATAGGAAAACAAGTTAATGCCAATTAGACTCAAGATGTGAAACACTTCACAAGACAGTTGAACAACTGGTCCAGTCTCTGAGTCTCTGCcattagaaaaataaaggtaaaggaaagggaaagaaatgagACTGTTGTAGATTAAAAGAGTCTTGAGGAATACAACCAACAAATCCAAAGCAATGATGTAAAAGGCAATTTGGGAATAattgtagaaatttgaaaatagacTAGTTATTAGATGGTACTGGGGACTACTGTTAATTTTGTTAGATATTACAATGGTATTGTGGTTTGGAAGAGAAATGTCTTGTTTTTAAATCGTGCAGTCTGAAGTATTTAGTTGCCAAATGTCAAGATGTCCATTGTTTTGATTAgaatatttatgtttctttttaagataTGTTATacccatagatttttttttccttttagaagaTGTGTCTCATTTGCTCCAAATAAACACTACTTTCTGGTCTCTGTGGATGGCATGAGGCAGATGTTAAATTGTCATTCACACAAATTGTCAATATGACAATGTGTTAGCTCAATTTTGCTCACTCAAAATACTATTCTCTAACAAAAGAGTTTGGCTGCTTCACttataaataactaaaataactaACAAAAACAGTTATAGCACCATTTAATGTGCCTTTATTAACTGTCAAGTACAGTTCTAAGGGGTTTACcttcatcatctcatttaactCTTGCAAAAATCTTGTAAATGCATGTTGTTAACTTTacttcacaaatgaggaaaccaaggctttgAGAATTTAGTTAATTGGTCAGTCTTGGACCTAAAGCCAGAATTTGAAACCAAGTCTCTCTTTTCTGATATCTAAACTCTTAATTAGCTTTGTTactcttcttcctttttgtctAAATGCAGACACTTAAATTTTAAGGAGTTTGTACCCAAGGTAGGCCTCGATGATATTAAGCATAGTTTCAATTTTTATAGCTAACTTTATGATATATTGTAATGTCTGGACTATCTTcaacctttatttattttttgaaaatattctttaggttatttttacaattttctcTTCCAGCTGATTTAGAATTTTCTAGTCAAATTATTTCTGTATGCTTTTGTTTGAAGTTGTaccaaatatatgtatatacaatacacacatatatatatacatatacatatatatacatatatgtgagtgtgtgtgtataaacttGGGAGAATTAACACCTTTACTAGACTGAGTCTTCTCATTTGAGAAAAAATTAAGCCACTTTTATATTTATACCTCTCAGTAAAGTTTATCATGTCCCCTCAATACATATAGATAGGTTAGGTATATTTCTTGTCAAGTTCAATTCcatcttcatgtatttttttctttcattctctcttatctatctatcatctatctattaattatctatctgtcatctatctccatatttatgtgtatttttattattattatttttttggggggaaatggGTCATTTTCAAATttggagtgtaaattggtacaatttACCTAGGGTAAGTTTACCCATTGCAGATTTATAATAAATACTTAACAGTGTACACATACTTTGACTAATTAATTTCAATTCTAAGAACTTATAATTTCAGACTATCATGAAAAATTGAACAGCTgggaaaagtatatatttttcaaactaatgacatggaaaaatataaatgatatattAAGTTAAATATGATTTATGAAAAATTATGCATAGCAATaccaaaattttgtttttaaaagcaaatataaacAAACGTAAATATATGCACATGGAAGGACAAAAGATGGGAAGAATatacactaaaaaaatcaatagttAATGAGATTATAGCGATTTTTTTCTATGTACTCTTCTACATTTCAAAGTTTTTTCTACAATGAAGCAGTAATGCTTTTgttttcagaagaaagaaaaatactatgAATAGTAGTTACAAATGAGCATATCAGATGTGATTTGTTTATTAGTGTACAATGCATAATAGATTGACTTTATCCTACAGGGAATCTTTTGATGGTATTGAGGGACTTTCAATATTAACTTCATAAACAGGTCTGAATATGGGAAGAAATAAATGTCATTCCCTCCAAACTTCATTTCTCAAAGAAAATTAGTATAGGAGGAATCATTATCTTTGACATCTTCATCTTTGTATCTTAAGATTCCTTCTTGaaaatttatgaagaaaatttATGACATCTCTACATCTTCTTATAGGAACTAGGTGAGAATGAGATACAttattttattgtcattattCTTTCCATGAAAAGTGATCAAACATATCTTTTTAGTACCAAGACTTTCTCAAGTTTTCAAAGTGtctgaataatatatttttttccagattttttttaacGAAGTGGAACATAAAACAATCTTGAATAGGGTagttaaataaactttttcttcaattcctctGAATCCTAATAGGCACAAAACTATATATTTGCAGAATGAAGTTTCAAACTTACACAGTTGGGTTAATAAAACCTGTATGCTTAGCTATGCTGTCTACTAGCATAGAGAAAAGTTATAGGCTCATGGACTGTAGACAGAAATGTCCTTTAGAAATAATCCAGATGAGAGCCTTAAAATAAGTTGTAAAGTGGTTTAGGCACTTAGGAATTTAGAGGCAGAACTTAGACTCAAAGCTTCTGAAACTTTGTTACATTTTCTCTAACATTTTCTTTGTCAGAATAAAGTCAGCCAatctatttaataatttatttttgtctttaaaaagtaaaattcattCTGGACTTTACTCTGGAAACCTCAAGAATCAGGAAGAGTTTCTAATAGCTAAGAATTGTAGGAATCTGGGGCTTCTAAGGGAAGTCTATATCTTCCTTCTCAACCTGGTTCTTATTTTAGACAGTACTTCTCTTTGATAATatccagaaaagaagaaatcacccACTACATCTGTCAAGACCATACCTCATTGTTGTATTATCAGTAGAGTGTAAAATCACATCATATTTTGGTGATGTGACAGCAGTGTGCTTACTCAACAATAACTGCAAACATTACCAGCCTCTCTATTAGTGCTTTTTAATGTCTAATATAAATTCCAtaccatttttcttattttctcttctcaGTGAAGGTGGATAAGAATTGTTCCCCATGAAAtagtctctctcttttaaaaaaaagtcccaaTTTCTTCTCCATATTTTTGTTATTCAAAGATTATTCCTGTTACAACTCCAATTTCCAcaagctttatttttaattttccatattgTTCCTCCGATTTGTATTATACAATGGGTGTTTTAAGAAAATTAGTTTCAGGCCAGCACAGACTTGGAGAATGAAGTATACAGCTGCATCTATGCAGAATTGGTGATTCGGTTATAGAAGAAATAATATGTGTTGGAATGACACTCACTTGGCTGGTGTTACAAAAGCCTGGGAGTTGTGACTCCAAGACTTGTGAATATTCCTTTGATGTTTATTTACTTAGGTTAGCTGTGTCTAATTAGGCAGATTCTGCTTTAGATCATTAAGACAGGgatttgaaaacataaaacatatcCTTTGTTCAGAATTACGTGCAATTTGTCACTAAAGAATGCAGTGTGATGACACTGAATTTTACTCTGGTGTTTCCCCAGAATCTAGCCTTATCACCTACTTCCTAGGCTTGTAAAATTTGCTGATATATTTTAGCTTGGGGCTCTTTTCTGCCTTGCCTATCTTTTTGTAAGTCATTACCTAttaatattcttcatttttctcctgatttgttttgctatttaaacaaaatttataatttttgccATTTAAATTGAATCCCAGATATTCAAAACACTGGCCATTCGTTCTACTGTGATGTCTTCTGTAATGCTCCATTCTACTCTGACTTTCATAGCCACACTTATATCAAAAAGAGCAGGAAGGATTGTttctgaaatattaaatattaaaaggtaTTCTTGGTTAACTGAATGACAATTGTCTACTTTGCCATGTTTAATTAATGAAAGCTTCTGGATCTGTCTCAAATCTACAAACTGACTAGTGTTTTGCTTTTCTCATGTTAAAGTAGGGTCTATTTTAGCATCATGGTGTAGCACTGGAGTTAGAGGTTCATGTGTGACTAAGCAAAGGATGACAGAGCTGCTAGTCTgggaggtactcaataaatatttattgattaaatgaatacataattTTGTTCACAAATGGGAATTTATAGGGGGAAATTATAAAGAGTCTATTATAATTTTGTGGTGGTTTGGGTGACTGTATAACCAAGTAAAATAATGGTAATGGACAGAAAGCATCAGAAATGGGATTTAATTAACTGCCCTATTATTCAACACAGTAAGGTATTAAGAGGAAATACATTTAATAATGATAGAttctatattttttcattagAAAACATATGAAAGAATTCCTTAAGAATGTGAGAAAACATTTTGAACCAAAACCAGTCCCACTgtaacatattttattataaaatatattttataatttttattctttattctgtatAAAATGTCACTGTGAATACATTCAATTTTAAGGAATTTGTAATAAGTTATTGGACCAAATCACTTGGTATCTACTGCCTCCTCCGTACTCttcaaataattatgttttttttaaaaaatatttctcaaaatcatgtataaattctcaatatttttagttgtgtttttcAAAAGAGACATACTCCATCTTTATATTTGTTGAGTAAGAGACATCTGAAACAGAGGAATATGACAATCCAATCCAGTCCAATATCATTGTGAACCTTTACTCATTTTTTCGTTACCTGTTCTTTCATGGCAGTGAACAGTCTGCATGACTATAATGGAGACAAACAAGACTCTGGTGACTTCGTTTCTTCTCACAGGACTTACAGATTGTCCAGAGCTCCGAATCCCCCTGTTCTTGGTGTTCTTGGTGATCTACCTCATCACCATGGTGGGGAACCTTGGACTGATTGCTCTCGTCTGGAAGGAGCCTCatcttcacacccccatgtacttatTCCTAGGCAGCTTAGCCTTTGCAGATGCTTGTACTTCATCTTCTGTGACACCCAGAATGCTTGTTAACATGTTAGACAAGTGTCACATTATATCACTTTTTGAGTGCATGGCCCAATATTATTTTTTTGGTTCCAGTGCAACTACTGAATGTTTCCTCCTGGtagtgatggcctatgaccgctatgtggccatatGTAACCCCTTGCTTTATCCAGTGGTGATGTCCCACAGGTTGTGCACTTTGTTGATGAGCATTTCATATGTAATAGGTTTTTTGCATCCTATAGTTCATATAGGATTATTATTTAGATTAACCTTCTGTAGGTCCAATATAATACATCATTTCTACTGTGAAATCTTGCCACTATTTACAATTTCTTGTACTGACCCATCTATTAATGCAttggtggtttttatttttgccacTGTTATACAGGCTTTTACTTTTATGACCATCATAGTCTCTTATACCCGTGTCCTTTTtgccatcctgaaaaagaagcctgaaaagggcagaagcaaagCTTTCTCCACATGCAGTGCCCATCtgctctctgtttccttgttctATGGCACTCTCTTTTTCATGTATATACGTCCTGGGTCTGGCCCAGATAAATATCAGAATAAAATgtattcactgttttacacaatTATAATTCCCCTGTTAAACCCATTTATTTACAGTCTAAGAAACAAAGAAGTTTTAGGTGCATTGAAAAAAGtggtaaagaaataaatattcttcaggaaaattttaattattctttccattttaccTTCTTTTTCAATAAATCATACTATCTGTGTTTTGCACATAGTAGGgacctaataaatatttgttaaatgaatgaataaaatttataCTAGATAACGCTTGTCTTGGTTATACGTTATTGCTATCATCAAACTAGTTAATGAGTGCTTTAAGGACAGACTTCACTTactatgttgttgttgttttaaatccaCATTCAAGGATGAAACTGAAATGTTGGTGTCTTCACCAAATCATCAAATTACTAAGTCTTTGTAACATTTCCagatacacatatttttatactcttgaacttcttttcttctaaggGAAAATTCAGCCCACATAAACCCTTTGTTTAAAAAGTATCCATGCATTGCTAAATAATCCTTAAGCAATGTATTTTTCAAACCTTGTCCTTAGAAGTTTTTATAATGATCCAAACAATATGTAAATTAAAGTAATATTGTTAGactacatatcaaaacatatatattcttaaattatttaaaatgaatatttctatgatgtttaaaagtaattttgaaaagTGGTTTATATTTGTATTGTGTTCATTGAAAGGTAAATAACAATTAAATGATTAAACTACTTTAAGTAGTTAAAGCGATGTTCCTGCAATATAGTTAGAAAAGTTCTGAATTCTTTACAACCTTCTACTTTTTAATCTATTAACTAATTTTACTGGGGACCTTGTTCCTGACACACATATATCaactaaatacatttttttttcctggaattgaGAACTACCTGAAAGAGCAGGTGTGCTTGAtcaatttataattatataaataaaaaacacattttccttacaaagctatgtatttttttctgttcaacTTTTTTGCAAATAGATACTTGTTGACCTCCTGATTTTGTTACATAAAGACTTGTGAATATCCTtgtggaaaataaaggaaaatatttttccatatatatgaCACATTCCTTTCACCTCCAGCCTCCTTCCCCCactgcctgctttttttttttgaagaaaaaaacaacttgtCCAGCTGTATAACTCAAAAGTCCAGATAAGGTAGACTGACTTCAGGAATAGTTTTTtggaggctcagtttcctcagaaTCTGATTCCTCTCGCTGGATTTGAGTTGTGCCTTGAGCTGTGTTGGCTCCATTCTAAGCAATTGCTCCCTGTAGTTGCAGGATCTCTGTAGAAGCTCCTGTCTCCACATCTTCTCAATCAAATCCAGTGGGAAGtctttctcatttgttttatGGGCCACACAGACTGATTAGACTTGGCTACACAGTTGTTATATGTCAATATATAAACTTTACATAACTGTCACCTTTATACAATTATTTCAAGAAAACATCTCTACTAACTAGTGATCTAGACAGCAGGCTTAAATTCTATATGCTTTTCTCAGCCACAGACTGATTTCAAGGATGACTGCCATTCTCACAGTCCCTGTGGAGAGAAACATCCACAGATCTTTCCAGTGGTCAATAGGAAtaatattttggtaaatattaaacacataaaattttaatttcccatCTTAACATGTTTCTTTTCATGGTTCCCAGGGTAGGAAAAAGCTAGAGTTTGATGTTTTAGCAACAGTCCTAAGAGCAGACTTAGTAAATTAAATTTCCTTCTTgggtatatattttaatatgcttatgAAAACTTTCCATCTATGATCAGAGAGCCTTAAACTTGCTACAGCATGTTGGAAACAGGATTTGATAAGGGAATAGAAGAGAGCCCATCATTTCTAGTCCTGGGGAgattgtgaggaaaaaaaaaaggtcacagTCATAGGGAAGAATTAGATAAGtggattttaatttctcttttgtgaaCAGGATGagaatttggaaaaggaagaggcAAATAATATTGGCATGGGGTAGCATGctacttttctattgctgctttaacaaatgactgcaaatttagtggcttaaaacaacaaaatttattatcttagagTTCTATAGGTCAGAAGATTGACATATATCTCAATGGGCtaaatcagggtgtcagcagggctaCATTCCTTTTGAAGGCTCTTGGggaaaattaatttctttctcttttccagatTCTAGAGGACACTCACATTCCATGGCTCTTGGGGCTCCTTTCGCCATCTTCAAATCCAGAAATATTTCATCTCTCTGTGACTTTTTTTCTGTAGTCATTtttttgagaagttgtgggtttacagaacaatcgtgaATAAAGTACaatattcccatataccaccccaccaccaatacaTTACactggtgtgaaacatttgttacaatttatgttggaacatttttacaattgtactattcaTTAagatccatggtttaacttagggtaaACTGTGTAGCATAGTTCCATGGagtattttctgaaaattttattctgttaccaaatatacaatctaacatttcccctttaaatcatattcagatatatatttcggCACTGTTAATTggattcacaatgttgtgctaccatcaccaccatccgttaccaaaacatttctatcatttgaAATAAGAACTTTGTAGTTTTAAGCCTTCACTTCCCATTCCTTGTCTCTACCCTgtttcctgataacctatattctagattttggctctatgagtttgcttattttacttGTTTCAAAACatatcatactatatttgtccttttgtgtctggcttattttattcaacatgatgtcttcgagtttcatccatgttgttcatgtatcaggacttcattcttttttatggcttaaATTCTATAATATGTaagtatcacattttgtttgtcaattcattggctgatggacacttgggtatcttacatcttttggcaattggaataatgctgctacaaacatgggtgtgcaaatatctgtttgggttGGTGCTTTCATTTCCTAAGTAGTGAGACTGCTGGGTCAcgtggtagttctatacttagctttctgaggaatctctgaactattttccacagtggctgcaccattttacttgccaccagcaataaatggatgctcctatttctctgcatcctctccaacactttttatttgtttttttttttttttaaatagcagccattctaatgggtatgaaatgatatctcagaggcggggcaagatggcagactggtgagctgtaagttttagttactcctccaggaaggtaggtaaaaagccaggaactgcgtggactggacaccacagagcaatctgtctttgggcatacttcatacaacactcatgaaaatgtcgaaatgctgagatcagcgaaatctaagcccaatacagaaagcttcaaagaattgcaatttgggcacgtcaagtcaagagcagaactaagagagctctgagacaaaaggcaataatccagtggctgagaaaattcactaaacaccacaacttcccaagaaaagggggatgtccgctcacagccaccatcctggtggacaggaaacactcttgcccatcgccagccccatagcccagagctgccccagacaacccagtgtgacggaagtgcttcaaataacaggcacacaccacaaaactgggcgtggacattagccttccctgcaacctcagctgattgtcccagagctgggaaggtggagcagtatgaattaacaaagccccattcagccatcatttcagcagactgggagcctccctacacagcccagcagcccagaactgccctggggggatggcactcacctgtgacatagcacagtcatccctcaacagaggacccggggtgcacagcctggaagaggggcccacttgcaagtctcaggagccatacgccaataccaaagacttgtgggtcagtggcagagacaaactatggcaggactgaactgaaggattagactattgcagcagctttaaaactctaggatcatcagggagatttgattgttagggccaccccccctccccgactgcccagaaacacgccccacatacagggcaggcaacaccaactacacacgcaagcttggtacaccaattgggccccaaaagactcactcccccactcaccaaaaaaaaggctaagcaggggagaactggcttgtggagaacaggtggctcgtggacgccacctgctggttagttagagaaagtgtactccacgaagctgtagatctgataaattagagataaggacttcaataggtctacaaaccctaaaagaaccctatcaaattcagcaaatgccacgagg from Choloepus didactylus isolate mChoDid1 chromosome 1, mChoDid1.pri, whole genome shotgun sequence harbors:
- the LOC119531165 gene encoding olfactory receptor 5AC1, which translates into the protein MTIMETNKTLVTSFLLTGLTDCPELRIPLFLVFLVIYLITMVGNLGLIALVWKEPHLHTPMYLFLGSLAFADACTSSSVTPRMLVNMLDKCHIISLFECMAQYYFFGSSATTECFLLVVMAYDRYVAICNPLLYPVVMSHRLCTLLMSISYVIGFLHPIVHIGLLFRLTFCRSNIIHHFYCEILPLFTISCTDPSINALVVFIFATVIQAFTFMTIIVSYTRVLFAILKKKPEKGRSKAFSTCSAHLLSVSLFYGTLFFMYIRPGSGPDKYQNKMYSLFYTIIIPLLNPFIYSLRNKEVLGALKKVVKK